A region of Catenibacterium mitsuokai DNA encodes the following proteins:
- the pfkA gene encoding 6-phosphofructokinase produces the protein MVKCIGVLTSGGDAPGMNAAIRAVARTCLNKGIEVYGVRLGYKGLHEGKFMKFDRHSTRNIINNGGTILKSARFPEFKDPEIRKEAIEQMKKVGMEALVVIGGDGSYNGALKLTEMGVNCIGLPGTIDNDIPDTDFTIGFDTALNTIVEALDRLRDTSSSHQRCTILEVMGRRCGDLAINAGIAAGAELVITSDTGYDEDKIIERLKQSKASDKDHAIVVITEHITDVNELAKKVEAATGFETRANVLGHLQRGGRPTARDRVLASRMGVKAVELLEEGKGGLCVGEVHGQITAFPITEVLSHKHVADAGIYEDAKKLR, from the coding sequence ATGGTTAAGTGTATTGGTGTTTTAACTTCTGGGGGAGATGCTCCTGGAATGAACGCTGCAATTCGTGCAGTAGCTAGAACTTGTCTTAACAAGGGTATTGAAGTATATGGCGTTAGACTTGGCTATAAAGGTCTTCATGAAGGTAAGTTCATGAAATTCGATCGTCATAGTACTCGTAATATCATCAACAATGGTGGTACTATTTTAAAATCTGCTCGTTTCCCTGAATTCAAAGATCCTGAAATCAGAAAAGAAGCAATCGAACAGATGAAAAAAGTAGGTATGGAAGCATTAGTAGTCATCGGTGGTGACGGTTCATACAATGGTGCTTTAAAGCTTACAGAAATGGGAGTAAATTGTATTGGTCTTCCAGGAACAATTGACAATGATATTCCTGATACTGATTTCACAATTGGATTTGATACTGCATTAAATACAATTGTTGAAGCATTAGATAGATTAAGAGATACTTCTTCTTCACATCAGAGATGTACTATCCTTGAAGTAATGGGTAGAAGATGTGGTGACCTTGCAATTAATGCAGGTATCGCAGCTGGTGCTGAACTAGTAATCACTTCTGATACTGGTTATGATGAAGATAAGATCATCGAAAGATTAAAACAGTCAAAGGCATCTGATAAGGACCATGCAATCGTGGTTATTACTGAACATATCACTGATGTCAATGAACTTGCAAAGAAAGTCGAAGCTGCAACAGGTTTCGAAACTCGTGCAAATGTCTTAGGTCATTTACAGCGTGGTGGTAGACCAACTGCAAGAGACCGTGTCTTAGCTAGCCGTATGGGTGTTAAGGCTGTAGAACTTCTTGAAGAAGGTAAAGGTGGACTTTGCGTAGGTGAAGTACATGGCCAGATTACTGCTTTCCCTATCACAGAAGTATTAAGTCATAAGCATGTAGCTGATGCTGGTATTTACGAAGACGCTAAGAAGTTACGTTAA
- a CDS encoding DnaD domain protein: MLYATDVYLSERSLPLSSNDCDILTYLYAPLLKTQAYSLYMYLNVESMRMRHFHQPCAISRLTMALNLDLEELEQARKTLEGLSLLKSYYKESEGQGVYVFHLMTPLSVNAFFRNQILAGLLQKTIGIEEYTKTKNYFRSGLEKLTEYEEVTSRFEDVFTIDLSQNKPLKHESGYQEEESERPIIHYDLTLFYETLKDYQVPMKIVNRNEDTIKQIATLYAIDQLSLALMVKDAIVEGKFNRKTLVEQAKRYYSADSVSSLKEVYHTQPIQHASPQTNNDSLNKHFRYLETISPYQLLKNKQGGKEPALHDLNIAESLMAMGLTPAVTNMLIEYVLGRSNGRLDKNYCETIGASWVRKGLKTARDAYQEVHNTKPQKTIKKTTKKKENKPVEVSAQDQEELRRLMEGLGGDL; the protein is encoded by the coding sequence ATGCTCTATGCAACAGATGTCTATTTAAGTGAACGTTCATTACCACTTAGTAGTAATGACTGTGATATTCTCACTTATTTATATGCACCATTACTCAAGACACAGGCTTATAGTCTTTATATGTATTTGAATGTTGAATCTATGCGTATGCGTCATTTCCACCAGCCATGCGCCATCAGTCGCTTGACAATGGCATTAAATCTAGACTTGGAAGAACTTGAGCAGGCAAGAAAGACATTAGAAGGTTTAAGCCTGCTTAAATCCTACTATAAAGAATCAGAAGGACAGGGTGTCTATGTCTTTCACTTAATGACACCACTTTCTGTCAATGCTTTCTTTAGGAATCAGATTCTTGCCGGATTATTACAGAAAACGATAGGAATAGAAGAATATACCAAAACAAAGAATTACTTCCGTTCAGGACTAGAAAAGCTCACTGAATATGAAGAAGTCACATCTCGCTTTGAAGATGTCTTTACAATTGATTTATCACAAAACAAACCATTGAAACATGAATCAGGATATCAAGAAGAAGAAAGTGAACGTCCAATTATTCACTATGATCTCACTCTCTTCTATGAAACATTAAAGGACTATCAGGTTCCTATGAAAATAGTGAATCGTAATGAAGATACAATTAAGCAGATTGCGACTCTTTATGCGATTGATCAGCTATCTCTCGCATTAATGGTCAAGGATGCGATTGTGGAAGGTAAATTTAATCGTAAAACATTAGTAGAACAGGCAAAGCGTTATTATAGTGCTGATTCAGTGAGCTCACTTAAAGAGGTCTATCATACTCAGCCTATCCAGCACGCTTCACCACAGACAAATAACGATTCTCTCAACAAGCATTTTAGATATCTTGAGACAATCTCTCCCTATCAGTTATTGAAGAATAAACAGGGAGGAAAAGAACCAGCTCTTCATGATCTTAATATTGCGGAATCATTGATGGCTATGGGACTTACTCCTGCAGTCACTAATATGTTGATAGAATATGTTTTAGGTAGAAGTAATGGACGACTAGACAAGAACTATTGTGAAACAATTGGTGCTTCATGGGTAAGAAAAGGGTTGAAGACAGCTCGTGATGCGTATCAGGAAGTTCATAATACGAAACCTCAAAAAACAATCAAGAAGACTACAAAGAAAAAAGAAAATAAACCTGTAGAAGTCAGTGCGCAGGATCAAGAAGAATTAAGACGATTAATGGAAGGTCTAGGAGGTGATCTATGA
- the coaE gene encoding dephospho-CoA kinase (Dephospho-CoA kinase (CoaE) performs the final step in coenzyme A biosynthesis.), whose product MQVIGLTGGIASGKSTVSYYLMTHGYEVIDADEISRHALEPGTKAFKQVIEHFPVLENEKINRQKLADIIFNDPNEKNYLEGILHPYIRSVIVQKIKQSKNNLVFIDVPLLFEAGWDDLCDHTVVVSCDKETQIQRVLSRDHCTRAQALDRIRNQMSLEDKEKRADYIIRNNTNYYDLEKEILRVLKEVE is encoded by the coding sequence ATGCAGGTCATAGGACTCACTGGTGGTATTGCGAGTGGTAAGAGTACTGTCAGTTATTATTTAATGACTCATGGCTATGAAGTGATTGATGCGGATGAAATCTCACGTCATGCCTTAGAACCAGGTACAAAAGCTTTTAAACAGGTTATAGAACACTTTCCTGTACTTGAAAACGAAAAAATTAACAGACAGAAGCTGGCAGATATTATCTTTAATGATCCGAATGAAAAGAACTATTTAGAAGGAATACTACATCCCTATATTAGAAGTGTTATTGTACAAAAAATCAAACAATCTAAAAATAACCTTGTCTTTATTGATGTCCCATTGTTATTTGAAGCAGGGTGGGATGATCTATGTGATCATACAGTAGTCGTCAGCTGTGACAAAGAAACACAAATTCAAAGAGTCTTATCACGTGACCATTGTACACGTGCACAGGCGCTTGACCGTATTAGAAATCAGATGTCTTTAGAAGATAAAGAAAAACGTGCGGATTATATCATTAGAAACAATACAAACTATTATGATTTAGAAAAAGAAATATTACGTGTCTTAAAGGAGGTGGAATAA
- a CDS encoding Gfo/Idh/MocA family protein, with product MLNWGVIGLGRIAQRFCDSLSHFDEACFYAGASRNPEKRQQFKEIYHPEKLYDDYIKLLEDENVDIVYIALPHASHYHYALEAMKHHKAVLVEKPATLTSKEIRTLCEYSEKNHVFFMEAMKSRFIPMINQVHKEIDKGIIGDIVSIENHFQSIVPYNEQSYIYDPEQGGALYDTGIYNIAAVLDFVKSPVVSISNDVKVEHGVDVHDAITLTFENGVKAFMEASLDGPVRKDMIITGTKGTIILDPFYRPTKAVISFNGESFTGEIPYDIDDFHTEIEACHEAIAYIKVESDRMSHQDSIDCIELMERIGETICRS from the coding sequence ATGTTGAATTGGGGTGTAATAGGATTAGGAAGAATTGCCCAGAGATTCTGTGACAGCTTGTCTCACTTTGATGAAGCATGCTTTTATGCAGGGGCATCTCGTAATCCAGAAAAAAGACAACAATTTAAAGAAATCTATCATCCAGAAAAACTCTATGATGATTATATCAAATTACTTGAAGATGAGAATGTAGATATTGTCTATATCGCATTACCACATGCCTCTCACTATCATTATGCATTAGAAGCAATGAAGCATCATAAAGCTGTTCTTGTAGAAAAGCCAGCCACTCTAACAAGCAAAGAAATAAGAACACTCTGTGAATATTCAGAAAAAAATCATGTTTTCTTTATGGAAGCCATGAAATCCAGATTTATTCCAATGATCAATCAAGTTCATAAAGAAATAGATAAAGGTATTATTGGAGATATTGTCTCTATAGAAAACCATTTCCAGTCCATTGTACCTTATAATGAACAATCATATATTTATGACCCGGAACAGGGTGGTGCTTTATATGATACAGGTATTTATAATATTGCGGCTGTTCTAGATTTTGTGAAGAGTCCTGTTGTCTCTATTTCTAATGATGTGAAAGTAGAACATGGTGTAGATGTACATGATGCAATTACTCTTACATTTGAAAATGGTGTTAAAGCCTTCATGGAAGCTTCACTTGATGGACCAGTAAGAAAAGATATGATTATTACAGGTACTAAAGGGACTATCATACTAGATCCATTCTACCGTCCTACAAAAGCTGTTATTTCATTCAATGGTGAATCCTTCACGGGAGAAATACCTTATGATATTGATGATTTCCATACTGAAATAGAAGCCTGTCATGAAGCTATTGCGTATATTAAGGTGGAAAGTGATCGTATGAGTCATCAGGATAGTATTGACTGTATAGAACTTATGGAACGTATTGGAGAAACAATATGCAGGTCATAG
- the mutM gene encoding bifunctional DNA-formamidopyrimidine glycosylase/DNA-(apurinic or apyrimidinic site) lyase produces the protein MPELPEVETVRRTLKNFVLHKTIDSIEVRYTRIIDGDVEAFVSTLIHQSICDIDRYGKYLIFILDHDAFISHLRMEGKYNIKQKDEPYDKHDHIIFHMTDGTDLRYNDTRKFGRMQLVDKEHYREYPPLNRLGQEPMDASFDYIYPRIHQSHLPIKQLLLDQSIFTGIGNIYANEICFRMGMDPRTRGDRLSKKRILELIEVSSTILKEAIAQGGTTIHSFDANGIHGLFQVTLSVHAQKTCSKCKGPIKKITIAGRGTYYCPNCQKRRY, from the coding sequence ATGCCTGAATTACCAGAAGTAGAAACAGTACGAAGAACCCTTAAGAACTTCGTACTTCATAAAACAATTGACTCTATAGAAGTACGTTATACACGTATTATTGATGGAGATGTAGAAGCATTTGTCTCTACACTTATTCATCAATCCATATGCGATATAGATCGATATGGTAAATATTTGATCTTTATTTTAGATCATGATGCATTTATTTCTCATCTAAGAATGGAAGGGAAATACAATATAAAACAGAAAGATGAACCCTATGATAAACATGATCATATTATCTTTCATATGACAGATGGCACAGATCTTCGTTATAACGATACAAGAAAGTTTGGTCGTATGCAGTTAGTAGACAAAGAACACTATCGTGAATATCCACCACTTAATCGCTTGGGTCAGGAACCAATGGATGCTTCTTTTGATTACATCTATCCTCGTATTCATCAAAGTCATCTGCCTATCAAACAATTATTATTAGACCAGTCTATTTTTACTGGAATTGGAAATATCTATGCGAATGAAATATGTTTTAGAATGGGGATGGATCCTCGTACAAGAGGTGACAGACTTTCAAAGAAACGTATTTTAGAATTAATAGAAGTATCCAGTACTATTTTGAAGGAAGCCATTGCCCAGGGTGGTACAACCATCCATTCATTTGATGCCAATGGGATCCATGGATTATTCCAGGTTACTTTGTCTGTCCATGCACAGAAAACATGTTCAAAGTGCAAGGGACCTATAAAGAAAATCACGATTGCAGGAAGAGGCACATACTATTGCCCAAACTGCCAGAAAAGGAGATATTAA
- the polA gene encoding DNA polymerase I: MEELILIDGNSLLFKAFYATSYTGNYMVNRNGIPTNGVYGFARMVDKILDNNPKYVIVAFDYGKKTFRNELLDTYKAQRKETPEELIPQFSLAREYLTAHNITWYEVEGFEGDDIIGTLVDFGEKNNLKVSVYTGDKDAFQLISPQTTIYRTIKGVTELDIYNEQTLLDKYGLKPDQIRDFLGLMGDTADNIPGIKGVGEKTALKLLHQYETIEGLEEHQNELKGKMGEKIRAGMEDALMSKKVATILRDVPLDVDLKKAEYEGYDYDTLKSFYETYDMNSLIKSMTIEAAPKKELKLEIVDHMPGITKDSAVYASIYDTNYHRSIILGYGIYNDEQAYFISYENALKDESFLAYLKDETKKKYGYDIKSAVIGSRWNGVEINGYTFDLSLASYVLEPAIKEELKYVCTHFDYDGVQYDEEVFGKGAKKHIPDDALLAQHTVSKAKAIYELKDVVTKELKDKKQYELYEDIELPVTRILGEMEFAGTEIDLDVLKEMDEAFDETIEKLSNDIYRISGTTFNISSPKQLGQVLFEDLGLKGGKKTKTGYSTSQDVLEKIIDAHPVVPLVLEYRMLTKLSSTYLKGLQEQVFPDNKIHTIYKQTLTHTGRLSSVDPNLQNIPVRSEEGKLIRKAFVSHNGYLVSFDYSQIELRILAHMAHVTNLIDAFNQGKDIHRHTAALVFGVKDEEVTPQMRSQAKAVNFGIIYGMSEFRLSKDIGMSIAEARNFINKYFETYPEVKTYMDEVVEVCKKQGYVSTLLNRKRYIPTINDKNFMVRQQAQRYAMNTPIQGTGADILKLAMIEVDKALKVHHLKSQMILQVHDELIFDVFEDELEEVMSLVKEKMENCIKMDVPLIVEGNYAKNWCELK; this comes from the coding sequence ATGGAAGAATTGATTTTAATAGATGGGAACTCATTACTATTTAAGGCATTCTATGCCACTAGCTATACAGGAAACTATATGGTGAATCGTAATGGTATTCCTACTAATGGTGTCTATGGATTTGCCCGTATGGTGGATAAGATCCTCGATAATAATCCTAAGTATGTGATTGTCGCATTTGATTATGGAAAGAAAACATTCCGTAATGAATTGTTGGATACCTATAAAGCCCAAAGAAAAGAAACACCAGAAGAACTGATTCCTCAGTTCTCTCTCGCAAGAGAATACTTAACAGCTCATAATATCACATGGTATGAAGTAGAAGGCTTTGAAGGTGATGATATTATTGGTACACTTGTTGATTTTGGTGAAAAGAATAATCTGAAAGTATCGGTCTATACAGGAGATAAAGATGCATTCCAGCTTATTTCGCCTCAAACGACAATTTATCGTACAATCAAAGGTGTGACTGAACTTGATATTTATAACGAACAGACTTTACTTGATAAATATGGCTTAAAGCCAGATCAGATCAGAGATTTCTTAGGACTAATGGGTGATACTGCCGATAATATCCCAGGTATTAAAGGTGTAGGTGAAAAGACTGCCTTAAAACTATTACACCAGTATGAAACCATTGAAGGATTAGAAGAACACCAGAATGAACTCAAGGGTAAAATGGGTGAAAAGATCAGAGCAGGTATGGAAGATGCCTTAATGAGTAAGAAGGTGGCTACAATACTTAGAGATGTTCCTTTAGATGTTGATTTGAAGAAAGCAGAGTATGAAGGCTATGACTATGACACATTAAAGTCATTCTATGAAACATATGATATGAACTCTTTGATTAAATCTATGACAATTGAAGCCGCACCTAAAAAGGAACTGAAGCTAGAAATAGTGGACCATATGCCTGGAATCACAAAAGACAGTGCTGTCTATGCTTCTATTTATGATACAAATTACCATCGTTCTATTATTCTAGGTTATGGTATCTATAATGATGAACAGGCTTATTTTATTTCTTATGAGAATGCCCTTAAGGATGAATCATTCCTTGCTTATCTAAAGGATGAAACTAAGAAGAAGTATGGTTATGATATCAAGAGTGCAGTCATAGGTTCTAGATGGAATGGTGTAGAAATCAATGGTTATACATTTGATTTGTCTCTTGCATCTTATGTATTAGAACCAGCTATTAAAGAAGAACTCAAATATGTATGTACACACTTTGACTATGATGGTGTTCAGTATGATGAAGAAGTATTTGGAAAGGGTGCTAAAAAGCATATTCCAGATGATGCATTACTGGCTCAGCATACTGTTTCTAAAGCCAAGGCTATTTATGAATTAAAAGATGTTGTCACAAAAGAATTAAAAGATAAAAAGCAGTATGAACTATATGAAGACATTGAGCTTCCTGTGACACGTATTCTAGGAGAAATGGAATTTGCCGGCACTGAAATAGACTTAGATGTATTAAAGGAAATGGATGAAGCCTTTGATGAAACAATAGAAAAGTTGTCTAATGATATCTACCGTATCTCAGGTACAACCTTCAACATCTCTTCACCTAAACAGTTAGGTCAGGTCTTATTTGAAGATCTAGGTTTAAAGGGCGGCAAGAAGACAAAGACAGGTTATTCGACAAGCCAGGATGTCTTAGAAAAAATCATTGATGCCCATCCTGTTGTCCCACTTGTTCTTGAATATAGAATGTTGACTAAACTCTCTTCTACATACTTAAAAGGACTGCAGGAACAGGTCTTCCCAGACAATAAGATTCATACAATCTACAAACAGACACTTACTCATACAGGACGTTTGTCTTCTGTTGATCCAAATCTTCAGAATATTCCTGTAAGAAGTGAAGAAGGAAAACTCATTAGAAAAGCCTTTGTATCACATAATGGCTATCTTGTATCTTTTGACTATTCACAGATTGAATTAAGAATACTTGCGCATATGGCTCATGTGACTAACCTTATTGATGCCTTTAATCAAGGTAAGGATATCCATAGACATACAGCTGCTTTAGTATTTGGTGTGAAAGATGAAGAAGTTACTCCACAGATGCGTTCACAGGCGAAAGCCGTTAACTTTGGAATCATCTATGGTATGAGTGAATTCAGACTCTCTAAGGACATTGGGATGTCCATTGCCGAAGCAAGAAACTTCATTAATAAATATTTTGAAACCTATCCAGAAGTAAAAACATATATGGATGAAGTCGTAGAAGTATGTAAAAAACAGGGTTATGTCTCTACACTATTGAATAGAAAAAGATATATTCCTACAATCAATGATAAGAACTTCATGGTACGTCAGCAGGCACAGAGATATGCAATGAATACACCAATCCAGGGAACGGGTGCAGATATTCTAAAACTCGCGATGATTGAAGTAGATAAAGCACTAAAAGTTCATCACTTAAAATCTCAGATGATTCTTCAGGTACATGACGAACTGATCTTTGATGTCTTTGAAGATGAACTAGAAGAAGTCATGTCTCTTGTGAAAGAAAAGATGGAAAACTGCATTAAGATGGATGTACCTCTTATTGTGGAAGGCAACTATGCCAAGAACTGGTGTGAATTAAAGTAA
- the dnaE gene encoding DNA polymerase III subunit alpha, with protein sequence MFGHLQIKSAYSFQESTLLINALIDNAKSKHIQALALTDDNNMYGAYEFYEACKKASIKPILGVNASIMFNDDLIHLALYARDDVGYKDLVRIVSDINLNENKAITLKALSNYRDHLYVVSHEYEDRLIEKEATSKEDLLTHAQIESPVLSFMKTMKKLFGASYRIMIVEDGLKGHTLRNQTLIKYAQFLDIPCIWGNDVRYLHPHDAFTLDLLQASKKGEVLSKDYEPLTSERYLKTEKEIRELFSRYPDIIKNTEEMIDNCYGSIQKTKNGLPRYQTPHGDSGAYLRHLCIKGLKQRFKNQTITDDYKDRLLYELKTIHTMGYDDYFLIVFDYVQYAKKHGILVGPGRGSAAGSLVAYCLGITNIDPLKYDLLFERFLNPERVSMPDIDVDFQDDRRDEVIQYVCNKYGHDHVAQIVAFSTYGPRVAIKDLGKVMGIPLPRLEMIAKMVPTAPKHRKSITEVYSTSASFQDMIQKDPVLSRLIAPMSLVEYLPRNITMHAAGVVLSYEPLRDVVPLVIGPSDMIMSQYSKDYIEKTGLLKMDFLGLKNLTMIDYIMKDIERRLGQTFSINSIPLNDARTYHLIARGDTTGVFQLESNGMRSLLMKMKPDHFDDIVAAVALYRPGPMENIPLYLEGRKNKNNITYLVKELEPILKSTYGIMIYQEQIMQIAQVIAGFSLGRADILRKAVSKKDESMMASMKEEFLQGAIKKGFDEKIALKLYQMIEKFANYGFNKSHSVAYGYMAYQLAYLKANYPLYFFAAILSNESGSASSKMRIIEESKRYGVKILPPSINYSYSRFVVEEGGIRYSLVSIKNVGAAGYKMILKEREKGLFKDMYDFLARIPSLSSKMLESLIDAGAFDEFNKNRAYLRKNISLMLEYIQLGVDEKPIFEEVRENKYERLEREREVLGLYVSTHPIVYVKQKIKHPLVNFVDVENYMDRNILVVCSISSVRAIVDKKGREMAFIEGQDETGQVEFVCFSNQYERFKNILERGKIVEMNVRVQYRDRLSLIINQVKEL encoded by the coding sequence ATGTTTGGACACTTACAAATTAAAAGTGCTTATAGCTTTCAAGAGAGTACTCTATTAATTAATGCGCTTATAGACAATGCAAAATCAAAACATATCCAGGCTCTTGCCTTAACAGATGATAACAACATGTATGGGGCCTATGAATTTTATGAAGCCTGCAAGAAGGCTTCTATTAAGCCGATACTAGGTGTCAATGCCTCTATTATGTTTAATGATGACCTGATTCATCTTGCACTTTATGCACGTGATGATGTAGGTTATAAGGATTTAGTACGTATTGTGAGTGATATTAATCTCAATGAGAATAAAGCTATCACATTGAAAGCTTTATCCAACTATCGTGATCATCTTTATGTTGTATCTCATGAATATGAAGATCGACTCATTGAAAAAGAAGCTACAAGTAAAGAAGACTTACTCACTCATGCTCAAATAGAGAGTCCAGTACTAAGCTTTATGAAAACTATGAAGAAGCTCTTTGGCGCCTCTTATCGTATCATGATTGTGGAAGATGGCCTCAAGGGACATACACTTCGTAATCAGACATTGATTAAATATGCTCAATTCTTAGATATTCCCTGTATCTGGGGTAATGATGTGCGTTATTTACATCCACATGATGCCTTTACACTGGATCTCTTACAAGCTTCTAAAAAGGGAGAAGTGCTTTCTAAGGATTATGAACCACTTACAAGTGAGCGTTATCTAAAAACAGAAAAAGAAATCAGAGAATTATTTAGTCGTTATCCAGATATTATTAAGAATACAGAAGAAATGATTGATAACTGTTATGGTTCTATTCAAAAAACAAAGAACGGTCTTCCTCGCTATCAGACACCTCATGGTGATAGCGGGGCATATCTCAGACATCTTTGTATTAAAGGATTGAAACAACGCTTTAAAAATCAGACTATCACAGATGATTATAAAGACCGTTTACTTTATGAATTAAAAACTATTCATACTATGGGGTATGATGATTACTTCTTAATTGTATTTGATTATGTACAATATGCGAAAAAACATGGTATACTCGTAGGCCCAGGAAGAGGATCTGCGGCAGGCTCACTGGTTGCCTATTGCTTAGGAATTACAAATATTGATCCTTTAAAATATGATCTTCTTTTTGAACGTTTCTTGAATCCAGAAAGAGTATCCATGCCAGATATTGACGTAGACTTCCAGGATGATCGTCGTGATGAAGTCATTCAATATGTATGCAACAAATATGGTCATGATCATGTGGCTCAGATTGTCGCTTTTTCTACATATGGTCCACGTGTCGCAATAAAGGATTTAGGAAAAGTGATGGGTATCCCTTTACCAAGACTCGAAATGATTGCGAAGATGGTACCTACTGCACCTAAACATCGTAAAAGTATTACTGAAGTTTATTCTACAAGTGCCTCATTCCAGGATATGATTCAAAAAGATCCAGTGCTTTCACGCCTTATTGCGCCTATGAGCTTAGTAGAATATCTTCCACGTAATATCACAATGCATGCAGCAGGGGTTGTCTTATCCTATGAACCATTAAGAGATGTTGTGCCTTTGGTCATCGGTCCAAGTGATATGATCATGAGCCAGTATTCAAAGGACTATATTGAAAAAACAGGTTTACTCAAGATGGACTTTTTAGGACTTAAGAATCTGACTATGATTGATTATATTATGAAGGATATAGAAAGAAGACTTGGTCAGACCTTTTCTATCAATAGTATCCCTCTTAATGATGCACGTACCTACCACCTTATCGCTCGTGGTGATACAACAGGGGTCTTCCAGTTAGAATCAAATGGTATGCGTTCATTACTTATGAAGATGAAACCGGATCATTTTGATGATATCGTCGCTGCAGTGGCCTTATATCGACCAGGTCCAATGGAAAATATTCCTCTCTATCTAGAAGGTAGAAAGAATAAAAATAATATTACTTATTTAGTCAAAGAACTTGAACCTATTCTAAAGTCTACATATGGCATTATGATTTATCAGGAACAGATCATGCAGATTGCTCAGGTCATCGCAGGATTCTCTTTAGGACGTGCAGATATATTAAGAAAAGCTGTTTCTAAAAAAGATGAAAGCATGATGGCTAGTATGAAGGAAGAATTCCTTCAGGGAGCTATTAAGAAAGGATTTGATGAAAAGATTGCCTTGAAACTTTATCAGATGATAGAGAAATTTGCGAATTATGGCTTTAATAAGAGTCACTCTGTTGCCTATGGTTATATGGCTTATCAATTGGCTTATTTAAAAGCCAATTATCCACTCTATTTCTTTGCAGCCATTCTTTCCAATGAATCAGGTTCTGCTTCTAGTAAGATGCGTATTATAGAAGAATCTAAACGCTATGGAGTCAAGATTCTTCCACCTTCTATTAACTATTCTTATTCACGCTTTGTAGTAGAAGAAGGAGGAATACGTTATTCTTTAGTCTCTATTAAAAATGTAGGGGCTGCAGGCTATAAGATGATTCTTAAGGAAAGAGAAAAAGGTCTCTTTAAGGATATGTATGATTTCTTAGCCCGTATCCCTTCTCTTTCATCTAAGATGTTAGAAAGTTTAATTGATGCAGGGGCTTTTGATGAATTTAATAAAAATCGTGCTTATTTACGTAAGAATATTTCACTGATGTTAGAGTATATTCAATTAGGGGTGGATGAAAAGCCAATCTTTGAAGAAGTCAGAGAAAACAAATATGAACGTTTAGAAAGAGAAAGAGAAGTACTTGGTCTCTATGTATCTACACATCCTATTGTTTATGTAAAACAGAAGATCAAGCATCCTTTAGTTAATTTTGTAGATGTAGAAAACTATATGGATCGTAATATATTAGTTGTATGTTCTATTAGTTCAGTACGTGCCATTGTAGATAAGAAAGGTCGAGAAATGGCATTTATTGAAGGACAGGATGAAACAGGACAGGTAGAATTTGTCTGCTTCTCTAACCAATATGAACGTTTTAAGAATATATTAGAAAGAGGAAAGATTGTGGAAATGAATGTACGTGTTCAATACCGTGATCGTTTATCTCTTATTATCAATCAAGTAAAGGAGTTATAA